The proteins below come from a single Mytilus edulis chromosome 5, xbMytEdul2.2, whole genome shotgun sequence genomic window:
- the LOC139524193 gene encoding uncharacterized protein, with protein MSAYCLYWILCMQTLVLTLGQLAIKTNCHVLGSPCTISCSIPDFSKLASWSRNNTSMTSCTNRPFCDIGSTGIYNFSANQLGIYVAISDLTSNENGVKWTCTHGEDTPVSLSISILEKDEMEKSGLAGGAIAGIVIGVIVVVIVIIVIVICVLR; from the exons ATGTCTGCATACTGTTTATATTGGATCTTGTGTATGCAGACCTTAGTGTTAACATTAG GTCAACTTGCTATAAAAACTAATTGCCATGTACTAGGGAGCCCATGTACTATATCTTGTTCCATTCCCGACTTTAGCAAACTTGCATCATGGAGTAGAAACAACACGAGTATGACGTCATGTACTAATCGTCCTTTCTGTGATATAGGATCGACCGGAATATACAATTTTAGCGCTAATCAGTTAGGAATATATGTAGCTATCTCTGATTTAACTTCAAACGAAAATGGTGTAAAATGGACTTGTACACATGGAGAAGATACGCCAGTTAGCCTTTCTATAAGCATTCTCGAAAAAG ATGAGATGGAAAAATCAG gacTTGCTGGCGGGGCTATAGCAGGAATAGTAATTGGTGTCATTGTGGTTGTCATTGTTATTATCGTTATTGTAATATGTGTTTTACggtaa